The following DNA comes from Hordeum vulgare subsp. vulgare chromosome 3H, MorexV3_pseudomolecules_assembly, whole genome shotgun sequence.
atcaaggaattccagatggaacaaacaatcatatggtccttcgaaccacatgagtaaaagatattatgatagaggcaacatagtgctttatcaaaaactagagaagctccccatgatttgtgcactagtataagattttgtatttgacacaggtgcacaaaataggatcgttgctcccccagaatttataaaacacacaacgagtgcaaggggATAGATGAGACACTAAGCACATCAATTGCATaaaaaaacaaatggttgagcaacatgtaatagaaacaacttaagaataggctcaaacaaagtaatgtgtatgagtcatggcaaagcacttgagaagactaagataaggatgagcattactcatcaacatagtcttgatgaaatgagatacaaagtgcaagacatatcattcccacacacacatactagaaaatgggttcacaagcttactaataaacaaaataggaaccaacgcttgtgacaacccattgtgaagataggaagtaagaatcttgtcaagaggaggggtactaattgaaaatggcaaaaccctcatcaagacaagcatgaggaaaaataatcttcacggccaaagagtgcaccaagatgtaggaaaataagatacgcactcaaaacaaatcctttcacgttgccaccaaaaccgaaaaaggaaatgcagcgatggacgtgaaagaaaagaggatatcaattagagatgtaacttctctcatgtgaccaagattctaagtaaaagacaatcatgatgatatatatatccacaaagaaggatgtagacacgaaatggttacaagaaggaagaacactagatatccaaaaagggaagtcataaatatatcaatgagatcttttgcttggaagcatagcacatggcctaatattttcttatgtataatatgaacttccaacatacgaacatcaaagacatcccagctagtagtaagacatcatcgttcggatgctttgagaaagcaaacaagtactacgagaacaaatcaagagattcatgccatgatgcaacctggaaaagaaaagacaggttgggtcctttgcaagaaaagaatgcatgaagtggatacttgttaccgagacaacattggattgatgtagtagatagttgctctttgatcatcctaacttggctccaataatcacatggtctcaacatcttccttataggtgagccgagcatccaatgcatctccagttgttcctggaacaacaaaacaaacaaaatggtgcccaaactcatcgggaccaaagagttagaaaactagcaatacataggacaaactccacacacatatgtgcatatagatatgaatttgaatttcatgcacactttagccaatttatgatagagtggagtttcccttatatatattgggtcaaaggaggaaagcaagcaaaagaagttgtatatagtagctagatacgcatgctcaagactctcaagaatcaactcaacacaaagttgataagtcaccaaaagacaaggtatcaagtgataataagatcctaaaacaaaagaactatcacttgaaggatatcaattaaaagatacctcaaggaatgagatatccattgacatatgccaaatagaaggaacacaagaaaccaattgaaggaaaacaaacacgaggtttctagtttccaaaagagagctaggttccaacaaaccaagccctcgacaaattttcatgatggcacaaagcatcataaagagcaagacttgcctcccatcaacatacacttgatggggatcaaaagattttatgatgggtgaataaagagagtgttctaaagaaaataggatagctcccatgatctccatcatcatgatctccatcattgtgtctatgtgaagtcgtctcgccaactatgacTTCTACTACTACGGCtaatggttagcaataaagtaaagtaatcacatggcgttgcatgtcatacaataaattaggacaattcctatggctcctgccggttgtcatactcatcgacatgcaagtcgtgaatcctattacaagaacatgatcaatctcatacatcacatatgtaacatcacatccttttggccatatcacaccacatagcataccctgaaaaaacaagttagacgtcctctaattgttgttgcaagtttttacgtggctgctatgggtttctcgcaagaacgtttattacctacgtgacatccacaacgttgacatgccaatgctatttacccttcataaggacccttttcatcgaatccaattcgactaaagtgggagagatagacacccgctagccaccttatgtaacaagtgcatgtcatgaggtaaaaccagtctcacgtaagcgtacgtgtaaagtcggtctgggccgcttcatcccacaataccgtcgaaaAAAGATAGGACtactaacggcaagcaattgacaaaatcatcgcccacaccttttgtgttctactcgtgcatggaatctacgcatagaacttggctcggatgccactgttgggtaacgtagtagtaattcaaaaaaaatccgacGTCATACcatgatctatctaggagaaaccagcaacgagagaagttgtagagcatcttcttacctttgaagatcgctaagcggaagcgtcactagaacacggttgatggagtcgtactcgtagcgattcagatcatggaagattccgatctaagcgccgaacaactgcacctccgcgttcaacacatgtgcagcccggtgacgtctcctacgccttgatccagcaaggagagaggagaggttgagggagagctccgtcagcacgacggcatggtgaagatggagctgcgtggtactccggaagggcttcgccaagcgttacagaggacgaggacgaggagaggtagggctgtgcCGAGGGAGGATGAAAGTTGTGTGCCTAGCAGCCCCAAAACctcacatatatataggtggaggaggaggaggttgcgCCACCCCCAGAGTTTCcttaggtggtgcggcaacccttagatgggaggggcggcgacccaagtggaggaggaggcggcgccctagggtggcttgccacccaaggcatccCCCACGCCTAGGTTTAGCCCTCCCTTGCCCTCTTGTGCGCCTTCCGATGCGTTCTCCAAGGTGAGTGgcccaccagcccacctaggggctggttcccatccacttttggcccacgtaaccctttggggctggtggcccctcccggtggacccccggaacccttccggtggtcccggtacaataccgacgatTCCCAAAACGTTTCcggtgatcaaatctccacttcctatatatgaatctttacctccgaaccattccagaactcctcgcgaCATCCGggttctcatccgagactccgaacaaccttcggtaaccacataccattcccattacaaccctagcgtcatcgaaccttaagtgtgtagaccctacgggttcgggaaacatgcatacatgaccgagacacctctccggtcaataaccaacaacgggatctggatacccctgttggctcccacatgttccacgatgatctcatcggatgaaccacaatgtcggggattcaatcaatcccgtatgcaattcccatttgtctaccggtatgatacttgcccgagattcgatcgtcggtatccctataccttattcaatctcgttactggcaagtctctttactccttccgtaataaatcattccgtggctaactccttagtcacattgagctcggtatgatgatgcattaccgaatgggcccagagatacctctccgtcacacgcagtgacaaatcccagtctcgattcgtagcaacccaacaaacactttcggagatacctctagtggacctttataatcacccagttatgttgtgacgtttgattcacccaaagcactcctacggtatccgggagttgcacaatctcatggtctaaggaaatgatacttgacattaaaaaagctttagcagatgaactacacgatcttgtgctatgcttaggatcaatgacatccaatgtccatgatcaggaaaccatgaccatctgttgatcaacgagctagccaactagaggatcactagggacatgttgtggtctatatattcacacacgtattacggtttccggttaatacaattatagcatgaataatagacaattatcatgaactaggaaatataataataaccactttattattgcctctagggcatatttccaatatttTTTTCGTTGTCTCCGAAACTATTCCGGTTTCTTCCTCTCAAACTCCGTGTCTAGTACTCACCAGATAAATGGCCCTTAAGTGAGTTACCCTATAGGTTCGATGGAGCATAGACATGACTGGAACACTTCCCATTCAATGATCAATAGCGGAACCGTGGACATCCATATTGATCCCTATACCCACACGAACGAATATTCGAGTGAACCTATATTTGTCATGTGCTATTCCTGTTGCTTCGCGATATGTTACAACCACCCGAGATGAGACATATCGGCATCACCATGAATCAACAATTTTTCCACTATGCCAATTACCTAGTTACCGGGTTTGTTCTCTTTTCTCATTTCCGCGTTCCAACATCCCTGTGGTCAAATCACATTGTGTCTGGCAAGACGATGATGTATACCTTAACACCGAGAGGTCCCTAAAAAATATCTCTCCATCATCGGAGGAGAAAATCCCAAACTTGAGCTATCAAGTCCCTTGTCATACTTTTCCGTGAACCTGTAAGCCGCCGTAATAACAAAACTCCAAAGTTCATGAAGCAAGCATGAAGAAACTcgatactctcatggtctaaggtTTTATGCAAACGTTAACTTTCTTAGTGTTATTAACCATTTACTTGTGATAAATGTATCTCATAGCATAACATCAATACGTGTCAATCCAGCACAGGTTTTCTTCCAACATCGTGCCCTCAAAATTGTCGGCATAGTCATGCCCATGGTCAGGAAAATTGAACCATCATGCAATACTTGAGCTAGTCTTAGAGGCATGACTAGGAATACATTTTATCATTTATTATACCACATGTGCacatgagtttccttccgagcctCATGGTTATTGCATACTCGAGAATCATTGCAGTTCTACCATGGAACATAAACATTCATTACAAACTTGGGATACAAAATAActattatcattgcctctagggcatatctcctacaagctctcacttgcactagagttaataatctagttacatggcTTCCCTGACACCAATAGTTATCCGGTGCTGCTCATGCTTCGCTCAAGGTAGAGGCTTTGCCATTgggtctgacacattcaactagcTTCTCTAAGTTACGGCACTATTAAGAAAATATTTGGCTTCCATCTAGCTTCAACTTTAAGAATAGAAAACTTGATGAAAATaatctatttgattggttgaAAGGGAATAAATGAAGAGGTCTACTTAATAATGATAGTGGTGGGTAATTTCCCTCCTGCTCCAGCTTCTAGGATTTTCTTAAGTATCCTCTAAAAAGCTTCATTAAAACTTCGGAATTGTACCTACGATTCTAGTTTTTTACAAAATGGCCGTTTAGCTTGTGTTTTTTCAAACGAAGCTAAATTTTAAAAAGCAAAGCAGTTCCAAACAGGCTCTTAGTACTCTGGTTTTGAAAACTCCGCTGGAGTCGCTTCTAAAAAAACGAAGGGATGGAGTGTCCAACAGGTACAGAACAGCACAACAGGTTAAGAGCATAAGGGGGATCACACCAGCAGTATAATTCAGAGACGAATCAGGAGAGACATTGCTCTCTTGGACAAAGTGGGCAAGACTAAACCTGCTCAATACAACCAGCAATCCCTGTTTCACCGTCAGGGGCAGGTAAACGAGTACACAGTACAATAATGTCAAATTGCAGATTTATACAGGTTTTCTGGGAAACCAAACACACTGCAAGGCTTTTTTACACCAGTTAACTTGTTACAGCTACGGCACCAAATCTAAGCATCGTGTGGTTACAACTAGGCGATGTCTCCCACAGCTCCCAGCACCACATGAACATGGGACAATCAGCATCCAACAAACCAATACCAGCAAAATGCACCGTCTGTGTCTTGTCGCTCAAGGAGAAGCCAGTTTCCGCAGGCGGCTCGAACGCCTCAGCGGAGTCGGTGTAGCATCCGTCTTGCCTTCTGCTTCTGCTGCAGTCTCCTGTTGAacagaataacaacaacacatCGAGTTAATCGCAAGCCTGAAGCACTGTGTGGGAAATAAAAGCATGAAAACAAACTAATGTCTGGGGGATGATCATAGGATAAATCTGTGTTGAAGCACTGTGTCCAGATGTATTTAAGTAATTTCAAATGTGTAATGTAAGGTGCTATGGATCAGACTAAGTATAAGAATAGCAATGATGACGTCACTATATCATAATAGTGGCCACTAATGTGAATGTCCACCAGGCATTACTTCCCCAGTGTGAATGTACTAAGCTAACTACTTTTGTGTACCTGTTTAATTTTGCAGTAAATAACACACACATACTAGTATATCATAATAGTGGCCACTAATGTGAATGTCCACCAGGCATTACTTCCCCAGTGTGAATGTACTCAGCTAACTACTCGatgtgttgttgttattctgtTTAATTTTGCAGTAAATAACACACACATTGGGTCCTGGCCAAAATACCTGTTTGGTGTATCTAAAACTCACTTTCTATCGAACTAAAATGCAATGCCAGCAGGTGTCCTCAAAACACAGGATAATCTCATATGACGCACACAAAAATGCAATGTCAAAAGTTGCCTGGAAAAGAAACTAGAATTTACCTTCTTCCTTGCTGCTTGAACACCAGGGCTTTGTATTTTGTCAGAATCCTTTTGCATCTTGACGGCACGCTTTCTCGAAGACACGGATCCCTGAACCGTGACGTCTCCACCATGCTGAACCGAGTCTTTGACAGACCTCCCCCTTGAGCTACCTGCATCGACAAATGAGAACTCCCCGAGCAACTGAACCACTGGTGGCTTTGATCTTTCAGCATCTTTGTGATCCATAGTACTGCCATCTGCATTGGCCCTTTCAACGGCACCAGCCTCTTGCTGAACTTTCTGATCAACATTGAGGCACACAGATTGATCTGACCTTGACAACACCGATTGCACAGGAGGCTCCAGACAGGCAGATGACTTTTGTTCGGGCACTATCCGTTGCACAGGTTGCTCTGAATGAAACACTGGCAGTGACACAGAATTATGTGGAGCTAATACTGGCACTCGCTTGGGTGGAATACGTCGTGACACGGGCACATTGACCTTACGAGACCTTTGGGAATACTTGAGCATAGCAGTCACAAAGCCTGCAACAGATAAGCATGCCAGCATCTTCAGCAAATGAGGTTCCACTGCAGACCACACGATTTTCACCATATCAACAAGTTTCTTGGCAGCTTCTGCTGTGTTCCCATACTCCCAGGGACCGAATTCTTGATCAAACCTCTCACTCTCCAGACCCTTATCATCACTTACCACCTTCACGTTTTCTGATTCCAGAATTGCATCCATGGCGACCAACTGTGGCATGGAGTGTTCTGAATCAACTCCCCCTATCTCTTGAGGAACAGATTCTAGCTTGTCCTCATCCAAATCATCGCTGTGGGTGGAGCCAAAGGGAGCTCCAATGACATCTTCACCCGGGCATACAGCTTCACTACTACTTTCTTCAGGATTCTCGAGTGGCCTCATGCTCGCTTCTGATTTCAGCTCGCCTATTTCAGAATCTTCCATCAGAACATCCACATTCTCACGGCCCTCATCCCCGATTTGGCATGTAAATTCTCCGAAGGGAGCATTAGGGCAGGCATCTGCCATTCCCATCATTGCAACTGCCATGAAGTTGCTAGGAGAAGCTCCTGGGCCGTGCACCGGGATACCATCTTCACTGCCCCTCTCCACAAATTGACTCATATCTTCTTCATGTTCACACCGAATTGGACCCAGCAGAGGAACTGCTTGGTGAACACCGACATCACACATGCTCCCGTTCAATCCAAGGGAACTGATGGGTTCTTCTGAAGGAGTGGCAGGGAAGGGGCCGGAGCTCATGCAGTGGATGTAGCAGAAGAGGCAGGCCGAGGACACAAGAAGCAGCAGCAGTCGTCGCGCCCAGCGGCCTCCCCGCCCTTGCGCAGGCAGTGGATCCATCTCCTCCTCGTAGTCGGCGTCGTCGCACTCGGAGTCACTCCCTCTGGCCGCCGACGAGCCGGAAGACAGCACCTCCGAGAGCTCGGTGCCCGAGGCGGCGCTGGAGCTGTCGCCCTCCACCTCGCGGCCCAGGTCCAGGCGGAGGATGGTCTCCCGGTTCCGCGTGGGGTCGTAGCTCAGGAAGTCCGGCCGCGGCGAGATGTAGTTGGTCTTCGGGTCGTACGCCCCCGTCTCCGTCTCCGTCACCGCCCCCCCGGTGGGAGGCGGCGGGGTGAGCGCGGCCTTGGCGGGCGACGGGGCATCCCCGCGGCCAGCGCCGTTCCGCTCCGCCAGAACCTTCTTCCTCTGCGGGGAGGCGGGCCCCGCCGCCGCGGGGCGCTTCGGGGTCGCGTTCTCGTCGGCCTCCATGGCCCTGGGTTTTCGTCGCGGGGAACCTGGCCGCGTCAACAAATAAATAATAAAGACGGATCAGTTAAGGAAGCAACGTAAAAGCTTGGGGGAAATCAAGGAGGGGATCGGTCTTTACCTTGGGGGACGGCTCGCTTGGGCAcatccatggcggcggcggcggcggcggcggagtgaTTGGGAAAGGGGAGGGGAATGGATTTGGGGGAGGcggaggaaggaaggaaggaaggggatATTTATTTCGAAATTCGAACCGACTGCATCGACCGAACCGACCGTTGGGGGCAAGGCAAGGCGAGGCTACGCTACGCGGGCACGCGCTCTTCACACCTGCACGCCGGCGCGGCGGGCACGTGTTTCATCGGCTGGATCCTGCGTTTTTTCTGAGACGTGGATCCTGTGTAACtagtatttctttttattttactaGCAAAAGACCTCGTGCCTGGTAATGAAAGAAAAATATATCACACACTCtttatttataaaaaatgtctataatttaagGATTTATACTTATGACACAAATAAAGAGATCTTATCCTACAAAAGTGCAATTCAAGATTCCAgatgtcttctattttaacacggtttgcatgtagatttaatacgtaaatAAAACAAGCTAGTGACCTTCGGTTTCATTTTCAATCCTGATTTTATTGACGTGTTCATTTTTAATTTGGATTAGTATCGATATGAAAGAAAGatgaataataacttatttattaaaATACATCTTAGATATTATTTTAATTAAATTTTTGACAGGTAAAACAACATCATATTTAAattttacatatttttctaattaaaTTTCATATTTAACATGTTAAGTTTAAagttacggtttagaagatatgcgtatttaaaaaatatttaatatatactgcgGGTTTAATGTTAGAAACTTTTATTTTTACCGAGACGTGGATCGATCCCGCGAAGTGTCTAGTACTAATACCAGCTGTAAATAAACTTCGATCATGTAGTTTGATTGCTCGGTGACTAGGTCAACAGCTGCCAATTCTTTTTTACATCAATGATTTGCTATTTTTGTAAAGGTAAAAACGAGAGA
Coding sequences within:
- the LOC123444496 gene encoding uncharacterized protein LOC123444496 translates to MDVPKRAVPQGSPRRKPRAMEADENATPKRPAAAGPASPQRKKVLAERNGAGRGDAPSPAKAALTPPPPTGGAVTETETGAYDPKTNYISPRPDFLSYDPTRNRETILRLDLGREVEGDSSSAASGTELSEVLSSGSSAARGSDSECDDADYEEEMDPLPAQGRGGRWARRLLLLLVSSACLFCYIHCMSSGPFPATPSEEPISSLGLNGSMCDVGVHQAVPLLGPIRCEHEEDMSQFVERGSEDGIPVHGPGASPSNFMAVAMMGMADACPNAPFGEFTCQIGDEGRENVDVLMEDSEIGELKSEASMRPLENPEESSSEAVCPGEDVIGAPFGSTHSDDLDEDKLESVPQEIGGVDSEHSMPQLVAMDAILESENVKVVSDDKGLESERFDQEFGPWEYGNTAEAAKKLVDMVKIVWSAVEPHLLKMLACLSVAGFVTAMLKYSQRSRKVNVPVSRRIPPKRVPVLAPHNSVSLPVFHSEQPVQRIVPEQKSSACLEPPVQSVLSRSDQSVCLNVDQKVQQEAGAVERANADGSTMDHKDAERSKPPVVQLLGEFSFVDAGSSRGRSVKDSVQHGGDVTVQGSVSSRKRAVKMQKDSDKIQSPGVQAARKKETAAEAEGKTDATPTPLRRSSRLRKLASP